GCGGAGCTGGTCGTCGGTGTCCAGGATGGTGAAGTTCGACTTCAGGCCGACGAGCTCGGCGTGCCGCCGCAGCATGCGCGCGCCGATGGAGTGGAACGTGCCGAGCCACTGCATGCCCTCGACCACGCCGCCGATCAGGGCGCCGATGCGCTCCTTCATCTCGCGCGCCGCCTTGTTGGTGAAGGTGACGGCGAGGATCTGCCCCGGCCATGCCTTGCGGGTCGCGAGGATATGGGCGAGGCGCGTGGTCAGCACGCGGGTCTTGCCGGTGCCGGCGCCGGCCAGCACCAGCACCGGCCCGTCGGTCGCCTCGACCGCCTCGCGCTGTTCGTTGTTGAGGCCCGCGAAATAGGGCGGCTCGCGCGGAACCGGCACCTGCGGCTCGTCCGAGCCGAAAGCGTCGTCCAGGGGATCGTTGTAGCGGTTGCCGTAGCCGCTCATGCGCGCGATTCTGAAAGCATGGAACCAATGTAGAACTTGTGGGCCGCGATTTCACCCCTTGCGGGGGTGCAACTCCCAGCTTCTTCCAGGCCGCCATTCGGCGGCCTTTGGCACGCGGAGCCGCGGAGAACGCGGAGTCGGAACAATCTCCGCGTTCTCCGCGGCTCCGCGTGAGTCATCGGCCTCTTCCGGATTCGGCGTCAGAACAGCCGGCGGGCGAGCCAGGCGATGGCGAATGCGCTCGCGGCCATGACGATGAGGCCGATCAGCCGGCCGGCGCGGCTGTCGTCCTGCCGGGCGATCCAGAACAGCGCGAAGCCGGCGAGGAAGACCGCGAGCAGCACAAGCAGGCCGGCGAGATGCGCAACGATATGCATGCGCGCGAGGTTGCCAGAAATGTCGCCCCCGCGCGATGTCGGCCGCTCAATTTCTATCCGCGCTGCCCACGCGCTGGGCATCAACCAGTTCGACAATGGGCATCGCCGCGCCGTCATCGCCGCATGGAAAGGCGCCGCATTTCATGCACAATGGTCCACAGGGGTGGTGTTGGGGCACACGGCGGATGAACAAGGCCGGATGGTTGGATGTGTGGCATTTGGCGCTCGCGGTCGCGGCGCGCCAGCCGCCCTTCGTTCAGATCATGTATGCGACAGGCGCGGTTTTCATCGCCGTAATGGCGATCGAGGGCGTGCGCACGAGCTTCGCCGCGATCTGGCGCGCCCACACCGCCAAGCCGGATCTTGTGCCCGCCAAGAGCGAGCCGGTCGCGCTCGCCGCGCCCGCCGCCGTCGCCGACATCGCGCCGACGCGCGCTTTTTCCGCGCGCAGTGTCCCGCGTGCCGCACCAACCTGCGCGCGAAAACGCAAGCCGTTAACCGTAACGGCCCGCCAATTCCGCAGTCCGCGCCCCACGATCCGCCGTCATCCGATGCTCGATGGCCCGAGCGCCGGCGAATTGCCGCAATTTTCGGCAGACACGGTCCTGCAACATGAAGGCGTATAGTTCCCGCCGATTTACCACGAGGGGGAACAGCGTGCAGGAAGACATCGGAAAACTGGTCGTTCGGCTCGGCGTCGGCGGGCTGCTTCTGTTTCACGGCGTTCACAAGCTTCTGACCGGCATCGCCGACATCAAATCGCTGGTGGTGGCGCATCATTTGCCCGAGGCCGTCGCCTATGGCGTCTATGCGGGCGAGATCCTGGGGCCGATCCTGGTGATCCTCGGCCTGTTCGCGCGGCTGGGCGGGTTGCTCATCGTCGCCAACATGATCGTCGCCGTCGTGCTGGCCGGCACGGCGATGCTGTTCCAGCTCAATGCCTATGGCGGCTATGCGCTGGAGCTGGAGACCTTCTACCTGCTCGGCGGTCTGTCGGTGGCGCTGCTCGGCGCCGGCCGGATCGGCCTGAACATCGGCGGCGACTGGAACTGAATCTACCCTCCCCTTGAGGGAGGGTCGTCATTTCAATGCCCGCCGCGGGCATCGCCCGCCGGTGTAAGAATTCCCTTCTCCCACCGACTATCTGGGAGACAGGAAAACAGGGCAGGGATTTTGACAGCCGGGACGAACGCTACCGAAGCGCGGCGGGCGAATATGGTCCGGCGCTCGAAAGGCTGGCGCGCGCCGTCGAGGCCGATCCCGCCGAACGCCGCGACCTGCTGCAGGAGATCCACTTCGCCCTGTGGCGCAGCCTGGCGGGGTTCGACGGCCGCTGCTCGATGCGCACCTGGGTCTATCGCGTGGCGCACAACACCGCCGCCTCGCATGTGACGGCGCGCCGCCGGGCGGGCAGGGGCGTGAGCATCGAGGAGATGGATTTCGCCGACGCCGGCGCCGGGCCAGAAGAAGCCCTTGGCGAGCGGCAAACGCTGGACCGGCTGATGGCGACGATCCACGCGCTCAAGCCGGCCGACGCGCAGATCATGCTGCTCTATCTCGAAGACATCGACGCGGCGGGCATCGGAGAGATCACCGGCATGACCGCGGGCGCCGTCGCCACCAAGATCCATCGCCTCAAGGCGGTGCTCGCCAGACGCATCCGGGGAGGCATCGATGACTGACATCAAGACCCTCTGGAAGAACCAGCCAGCGGAGGAAACCGTGACGCTCGCGAACATCCACGCCAAGGCCGCGCAGTTCCAGCGGCGCATCTTCCGGCGCAACGCGATCGAGTATATCGCCTCGGCGTTCGTCGTCGCGGTGTTCGGCTGGTATGCCTGGGTCTTTCCGGGCTGGATGATGAAGACCGGGAGCGTGCTCGTGATCCTGGCCGTGCTCCACATCGTGTGGCGGCTCCATCGCCAGGGCGCTTCGCGCGCTTTGCCCGATGCGCTCGACCTCGTTGCCTTCCATCGGCGCGAACTTATGCGCCAGCGGCAGCTCCTGCGGACGGCATGGTCCTGGTACATCCTGCCGACCGTGCCCGGCATGGTGCTCATGCTGCTCGGCCGCTGGTATCAGGCGCACGTGCCCTGGCGAACGCTCGCGTCCGACCACGAAGTGATCGTCCTGGGCGCGATCATCGCGGCGTTGATCGTGGCGATCGTCTGGCTGGTCCAGGTCATCGGCGCGGCCAGGCTGCAACGGAAGATCGACGAACTCGACAGGCTCAAATGAGGATCGCGTCGTCAATGCCGGTTCTCGACCATGTCGGACATCTGCCGCATCACCATCATTGGATCGGCGTGGCCGTCGCCATCGGGGTGGCGCTGTTCGCCGCGGCTGTGGGCGTCGTGCTCGCGCTGAGCGGCCGAAAGGACACCGACGACTAGTTCAAACACTCGGTGTCATCCGCCGCGAATGCGGCGGACCCAGGTGAAATCTGTACCATCTGTGCCGACGCCAACTGGGTGGCCCGCATTCGCGGGCCATGACAACCTTTTTTTGAGTCCCGTGAACTTGCGGTTCGGGCGATAGATCACCGCAGCAGGAAATGCCCCCTGAGGCCCGCGATGGGCTTGGTTTCGTCGTCCTGCCACATCGTGGCGTGGACGTTCACCACGCGGCGGCCCTGGCGTGCCAGCGTCGCGCTGGCGTAGCTCGCGACCGGCCGGCCGGTCCGCAGATAGTCGATCGTGATGTCCACCGGCTTGGGCAGCGAGGCGCTGCGTGTCGCCCACACCGTCTGCACGATCGCCGCGGTCTCCAGCAGCGAGCCGATCACCCCCGCCATGGATCGCCGGCAGCACCGGATTGCCGATGAGCCTGGCGTCGAACGGCATTTCGAGCACCACGCGCTCGCCGTCGCGCCGCGCCGAAAGGCCGAGGAAGGCGCAATAGGGCACCGCCGCGACCAGCGCGCTCATGTCGGGCGCGACGCCGTCCCGCGCCGCCTTGGCCAGCAGATCCATCGCCTCAGCCCGCCCGCGCTTCGGTGATCATGAAGGTCGCCGTGGCAAGCGCGATCGGCTCGTCCGCGCTCTCCTGGAAGGCGCGGCCGCGCGCGAACACGATCTGGCGGGTGATCTTCACGCATTCGGCCGCCACCAGGATGTCGGCGCCGGGCGTGGCCGCCTTGAGATAGTCGATCCGCAAATCGAGCGTCGCGATGGCCCGCATCCCGCCCGCCTCGGGCGTGCGCTGGCTGAGCGCCGAGCCCACCGCCATGCCGCAGGCCTGGTCGAGCAAGGCGGTGATCGCTCCGCCATGGACGACGCCGGTCTGCGGATTGCCGACAAGGTGCGGCGCATAGGGCAGGCGCATGAGGCTGCGCCCCGGCACCGCCTCGACCACGCTGGCGCCGAGCGCGTTCAGGAAGGCCGTCCCGCCCTGGGCGGAGATCGCCCGCTGGAATGTCTCGTTGGGAGGATCGCTCATGGCCGGATCGTCGCCTGTCGGCCGCGATATGTCATGCCCGGATGGGCGGATATCCCGCGACACCCTTGCAACCGTTCGGGCCGGGCACCAAGTAAAACGGGTCGGACCGCCCCGAGCGGGCGCCCCGGCCGGTGCGGCAGGGGGAGACCCCGGCGCTTTTCTTCGTGGTTCGAATGGGGGAAAAGTCTCTCGTGACCTCGAAAACAGTACGATGTGGTGCAGGTCGTCCGGCCCACTATATATAGTAGCGCCCAGCCAACTGCCCCGCATAAAAATTGACGAGGTGTCACCAATCGTTAGAGTCCGCCGGTCACTCAGCGAGACCGTCATGGATTCGTCACTTCTCAAGCCCGTCGTCCGTCCCGAGCCGCTCGGCAAGCGCGAGCAGACCAAGGTGCAGAACCGGGAGCTGATCCTGGACGCCGCCCGCAAGGTCTTCGCCGAGCTCGGCTTCGGCGCCACCACGGTGCGCGACATCATCCGCGCCACCCCGCTCGCCTCGGGCACCTTCTACAACTACTTCAAGTCCAAGGAGGAAGTGTTCCAGGCCATCCAGGACGAGCTGGCGCTGACGATCCGGCCGCGCCTGCGCGACGAGCGTCGCAAGGCCAGGACCGTGGAGGAGTTCATTTCCTCCACCTTCCGCACCTTCCTGGAGTTCATGGCGGAAGACCACATGGCCGTCCGCACCATCCGCCACAGCGCCGACACCACCAGGTTCCGCGTCCACACGCCCGAGATCGTCGCCGGCTTCGAGGAGCTGCGCGAGGACATCGAGAAGGCGATCCAGGAGGGCCTGTTCCCGCCGATCGACGCCGACTACCTGATGGCCGCCATCGTCGGCGTCGCCTTCGAGGTCGGCGAGCGCATGGTCCAGCGCGAGAAGCGCGATCCCGTGGCGGCCGCCAATTTCGCCACCGCGCTGTTCATCGGCGGCATCCGCACCCTGCCCAACGCCGACTGGCCCGCCGCCGCGACGGGCACGGCGTGAAAGCCATTCTCTGCCGCGCGTCGTCGGACGACATCGCCACGCTGACGCTCGAAGACGTCGACCTGCCGCCGCCCGGGCCGGGCCAGGCGCGGGTACGCATCCGCGCCGCGGCGGTGAACTTCCCCGACATCCTGACCGTGCAGGGCAAGTACCAGCACAAGCCCGAGCTGCCCTTCATCCCCGGCACCGAAGCCGCCGGCGACGTGATCGCGGTGGGCGAAGGCGTGTCGAACCCGAAGGTTGGCGATCGCGTGATCGTCGGCGGCCTGGGCTGCTACGCCGAGGAGATCCAAATCGCCGCCGCCGGCCTGCGCCCGATCCCCAAGGGCATCGGCTATGCCGAAGCGGCGAGCTTTACCGTCGCCTATCTGACCGCTTACGTCGCGCTGGTGCGCCGCGCCCGGCTGGAGGCCGGCGAATGGCTGCTGGTGCATGGCGCCGCCGGCGGGGTCGGGCTGGCGGCGGTCGATCTCGGCCGGCATCTGGGCGCCAAGGTGATCGCCACCGCCTCGACCGAGACCAAGCGGTCCTTCCTGAAGGATTACGGTGCCGACCACGTGCTGCCGCCCTTCGGCTTTCGCGAAGCGGTCAAGGCGATCACCGGCGGCGAGGGCGCCAATGTGATCTACGATCCGGTCGGCGGCGAGGTGTTCGACGAGAGCACGCGCTGCATCGCCTTCGACGGCCGCATCCTGATCATCGGATTCACCTCGGGCCGCATCCCATCGATCGGCGTGAACCTGCCGCTGATCAAGGGCTATTCCATCCTGGGCGTGCGCGCCGGCGAATACGGCCGCAAATTCCCCGAGAAGGGCCGCCAGAACATGTTCGCGATCACGAAACTTCTGGCGGAAAAGAAAATCCATCCGCACATCCATGCGCGTTTCCCGCTGGCGCAAGCGGTGGATGCGATGCGCACCCTCCAGGACCGCAGCGTGATCGGCAAAGTGGTGATCGAACCTTAGATGGCGCGCTGGAAACAGGAAGAGACGGTCGAGGCGCAGCTGGAATTGCTGCTGCGCAGCCTGTGCGACGACTGGGGGTTCAACCTTTCGGACGCCAAGGTCCGCGCCATCGTGACGGCCAAGCGGATCGACGCCAGGCAATTCGCGCTCGACGTCCTGAAGGCCGATGGTTACGAGGACCCCGAAGACGAAATCCGCTGGATCCGCCGCATCAAGCGCCGCTTCGTCCAGCACTTCGGACAATTGGTGGTCGAGCAATAGTCACGTGCCTATGCCGCAACCGAAGGCGTTCCCGTCGGGATGAACAGGTCGGCCGGCAAATGAAAGTGGTCACGCAGCCGCTTGACCATCGTCATGCTCAGTTCGCGCTTGCCCGCCAGGACTTCGCTGACGCGGCTGGGTGTCCCGAGCAGGGGCACCAGGTCGGCACGGGTCATGCCGTGCTGGTCCATCAGATAGGCGAGTAGTGCCGGCAGGCTCGCGTGGCGGCGCGGCCACCGCGATTTCTCATAGGCTTCGACCAGTCGCGCCTGCGCCGCCATCCGGGGGCGGTCGGCAGGATCGTCCGACGCCATGAGCTTTTCGATCAAGCCAAGCGCCTCGCGGTGGTCGGCATCGTTTTGAACGATGATCAATGTCGCTTTCATCACACAGCCTTTAGTCTAGGCGACCGTTTGGGGACCAGAATCCGCGAATGGATGGCGTAGTAATATCTGGTTCAGTGCTGCAGCGCAGCGTGTCCTCCAGGCCGGGTCGATCTCACCTAGAAGCTCCAACTGGCGGGAAAAAAGGATTCGGCGAAAATCCTGCTTCTCGTCGCGGTGATGAAGCTCATATTCCGACGCGGCTCCGAACGTCACACCGTCGAATACCCAATAGAGAAGCTCGTCCAGGTCAGCGGTAGTATGCCTCTCAAACTCTTTGCCACGCTCCCTAACGACGAGGTGATACGCCCTGTCCACTTCGATGAAAGGGCATGCAAAGTCGTTGCTCTGATCCAGGTATCGAAAATCGGCTGGTTGAAATCCGTGTTTGGCACCGATCTCCAGTGCTTGGGCTACAATCGCGGAGGTTGAGGAAAGAGGCACTTCTTTCGCCTAGTTTAGCTTATCCAGCGCCTTCAGGATCGCCGCCGTCATTTCGCTGGTGCCGACCTTGGTCATGCCCGGTTGCATGATGTCCGGGGTGCGGTAGCCTTCCGCCAAAGCGCGCTCGACCGCCTTCTCCAGCAGCGCCGCGTCGTCGCCGCGGCCGAAGGAATAGCGCAGCGCCATCGCGAAGGACAAAATGCACGCGATCGGATTGGCCACGCCCTTGCCGGCGATGTCCGGCGCGCTGCCGTGAATCGGTTCGTACAACGCAAGCTGTTTGCCGTTCGCGTCCTTCGCGCCCAGCGAGGCGCTGGGCAGCATGCCGAGCGAGCCGGTGAGCTGTGCCGCCTCGTCCGACAAGATGTCGCCGAACAGATTGTCGGTCACGATCACGTCGAACTGCTTGGGATTGCGCACCAGCTGCATCGCCAGCGCGTCGGCCAGCATGTGCGACAGCGCCACGTCGGGGAATTCCGCATCGTGCACCTTCTGCACGACCTGCTTCCACAAGACGCCCGTCACCATCACATTGTTCTTCTCGGCCGAGGTCACGCGACCCCCGCGCAGCCGCGCCAGCGCGAACGCCACCCGCGCGATGCGCTCGATCTCGTGCGTGGTGTAGACCTGGGTATCCACCGCGCGCTGCTGGCCGTCCGCCAGCGTGGTGATCTCCTTCGGCTCGCCGAAATAGACCCCGCCGGTCAGTTCGCGCACGATCAGGATGTCGAGCCCCGCCACGATCTCGGGCTTGAGGCTCGACGCATCCTTCAGCGCATCGAAGCACAGCGCCGGCCGCAGGTTCGCGAACAGGCCGAGGTCCTTGCGCAGGCGCAGGAGGCCGCGCTCCGGCTTCTTGTCGAACGGCAGCGCGTCCCATTTGGGCCCGCCGACCGCGCCGAACAGCACCGCGTCCGCCGCCTTGGCCTTCGCGATGGTCGCGTCCGGCTCGGGCGTGCCCAGCGTCTCATAGGCGATGCCGCCGATCGGCGCTTCCTCGGTCTCGAACGCGATGTTGCGGTTCTGCTCGAACCAGCCGAGCACGCGGCGCGTGTCGGCGATCACTTCCGGCCCGATGCCGTCGCCCGGAGTCAGCAGCAGTTTGAAGGTCATGATCTCAGGCCCACGGCATGTCGCGGGCGCGTTTGGCCTCGAAGTCCGTGATCTTCTGCTCGGCGCGCAGTGTCAGCCCGATGTCGTCCCAGCCGTTGAGCAGGCATTGCTTGCGGAACGGGTCGATGTCGAACGTGATGCAGCCGCCGTCCGGCCCGCGGATTTCCTGCTTCTCCAGGTCGATGGAGAGCACCGCATTGGCGCCGCGCCCGGCGTCGTCCATCAGCTTGTCGATCTCCGATTGCGGCAGCGCGATCGGCAGGATGCCGTTCTTGAAGCAGTTGTTGTAGAAGATGTCGGCGAAGCTCGGCGCCAGCACGCATTTGATCCCGTAATCGAGCAGCGCCCAGGGCGCGTGCTCGCGGGACGAGCCGCAGCCGAAATTCTCGCCGGTGACGAGGATCTGCGCCTTCTTGTAGGCCGGCTTGTTCAGCACGAAATCGGGATTCACGCTGCCGTCGGGCCGCGTGCGCATCTCGTGGAACAGCGCCGAGCCGAGGCCGGTGCGCTTGATGGTTTTGAGGAATTGCTTGGGGATGATCATGTCGGTGTCGACATTGATCATCGGCAGAGGCGCCGCGACGCCTTCGAGTTTGGTGAATGGTTCCATGGCGGGCGCGACCATAGCGATGCGACCACATGCCCTCAAGCTGGAATTATTCCAATTCTCCCGCCGCCGCGATAGGCTCGGCCCTGGGGCAGCGATGGGGTGGTGACATGTTCGGGTTCTTGCGTGGCAGGCGTGCCGCGGCGGCACCGCCGAAAATCGAAGCCGCTCCGGCGCCCGAGCCGCCCAAGCCCGCCGCCGCACCGGCCGCGCCGCCGCTTCCGCCGCCCCTGAGCGGCGGGGATTTGCACATCCCGCGCGCCAAGCTGTCGCAGAAGACGCTGCACATGCATTACGCGATCAACTCGATCCGCGAGGAGCTCGAGGCGGTCGACTGGTACCGCCAGCGCGCCGAGGACACCGACGACGCGGAGCTGAAGGCGATCCTGCTGCACAACGCCGACGAGGAGATCGAGCATGCCTCGATGATCCTGGAATGGCTGCGCCGCGCCGACGCGCGCTTCGACAAGGAGCTGCGCGAATACCTCTTCACCGACGGCCCGATCGTCGCGATGGAGAAGCGGGCGATGGGGCGGAGTTAGGTTCGCGTTACCAACCAGAACCGCTGTCATCCGCCGCGAATGCGGCGGACCCAGGTGAAACCTGCGGCGCTTCTGCGGACATCTTTCGAATAGACCTACGCAGCGCAACAACAGCCCGAAATTGAAGCCCGCCAGCACGTTTGTCAGCTGGGTCCGCCGCATTCGCGGCGGATGACATCGAGAGCTGTTGACGCCGCCCTAAAGCGGCTCCGTGTCGTGGAACCGCGTCAGGTCCACCACGCGGCGGCCCTGCTTGTTCAGCGACAGCACGTCGACGAATTTGTGGCCCCAGACGATGTCCTCGGGCGCGTAGGAATGGCGGGCATAGACCCGGTCGGCCAGCGCCTCGTCGAGGCCGCTCAGCATGATGATGATCTCCATCTCCTGCGCGACCATCGCCTCGCGCGTGATGCCGTAGAGCGGGCTGTGCCGGTCGATGCGGTGCATGATCGTCCAGGACAGCGCGAACAGCGAGCTGCGCTGGCGCGCCGGCTTCAGGTCCTCGAAGCGGCGCATCTCCAGCCCCTCGCGCGTCACCTGCTGGCGCGCCAGCGTCACGCGGATCTCGGCATCGACGATGGAATTGCCGCGCTGGTTGGCGGTGCGGAACATCAGCGTCGGCACGCCGTCGAACGGCAGCACCACGGCGCTGCGCGAGAACACGATGCGCGCGAAGGGCCGCGACGCCCGCGCGAACGTCACGCCGGTGAACAGCGCCGTCGTCAGGATGCCGAAAAAACCCTCGATGCTGACGATGATGTTGGCGTAGGTCGTCTGCGGCACGAAGCCCGAATAGTTGATCGTCGCGATGGTCTCGACCGCGAACAGATAGACGTCCCAGAAATTGCCGTGCCGCGCATGGGCGAGCGGCGTCGGATCGGCGAGATAGAGCAGGGCGAAGACCAGCGTGATGACGATGAAGAAGGCGAGCAGGCCCAGGAAGAACAGCCACCACGGCGCGGTCAGCACCGCGTGGTAGAAATCCAGCCAGCGCGTCTGGTCCTGGCCCTTGACGATGGCGACGCGCGCGCCCGGGCGCGCGAAGGTCAGGTTCGGCGGCTGGCGCGGCTTGTTGGCTTCGGCGCGGCCGTCCGGATTTTCGCCTTGTCCGCTCACGCTCCGGCCCGTTCCTGTGGCATATGCTGAACCGTTCCTGGAGGGAGAGATATGCGGTTTTCCATCCTGACGGCAACAACGCTGCTCCTGCTGGCGGGCGCCGCCCGCGCCCAGGGCCTGTGGGATGTCTACGCGCAAAGTTTCGCGCACGCCAAATATATCGACCTCACCCACACCATCGCGCCGGGCATTCCGGTGTGGCGCGGCTTCGCGCCCTCGGCCTTCGCGCCCACCGTCGATCCCTTGACCGGCAAGCCCTATACCTACAAGGCCGACGGCTTCGAGGCGTCGCATTACGACCTGCAGACCGACCAGCTCGGCACCCAGCTCGATCCGCCGGCGCATTGGGCGCCGGAATATCCGGCGATCGATGAATTGCCCGCGACCTATTCGCTACGCCCGCTGGTGGTGATCTCCATCGTGCCGCAGGTGCGGAAGAATTTCGGCTACCAGATGCAGGTCGGCGACATCCTCGCCTGGGAGAAGCTGCA
Above is a window of Rhizomicrobium sp. DNA encoding:
- a CDS encoding DoxX family protein, whose product is MQEDIGKLVVRLGVGGLLLFHGVHKLLTGIADIKSLVVAHHLPEAVAYGVYAGEILGPILVILGLFARLGGLLIVANMIVAVVLAGTAMLFQLNAYGGYALELETFYLLGGLSVALLGAGRIGLNIGGDWN
- a CDS encoding sigma-70 family RNA polymerase sigma factor, translated to MPAAGIARRCKNSLLPPTIWETGKQGRDFDSRDERYRSAAGEYGPALERLARAVEADPAERRDLLQEIHFALWRSLAGFDGRCSMRTWVYRVAHNTAASHVTARRRAGRGVSIEEMDFADAGAGPEEALGERQTLDRLMATIHALKPADAQIMLLYLEDIDAAGIGEITGMTAGAVATKIHRLKAVLARRIRGGIDD
- a CDS encoding PaaI family thioesterase codes for the protein MAGVIGSLLETAAIVQTVWATRSASLPKPVDITIDYLRTGRPVASYASATLARQGRRVVNVHATMWQDDETKPIAGLRGHFLLR
- a CDS encoding PaaI family thioesterase, producing MSDPPNETFQRAISAQGGTAFLNALGASVVEAVPGRSLMRLPYAPHLVGNPQTGVVHGGAITALLDQACGMAVGSALSQRTPEAGGMRAIATLDLRIDYLKAATPGADILVAAECVKITRQIVFARGRAFQESADEPIALATATFMITEARAG
- a CDS encoding TetR/AcrR family transcriptional regulator, encoding MDSSLLKPVVRPEPLGKREQTKVQNRELILDAARKVFAELGFGATTVRDIIRATPLASGTFYNYFKSKEEVFQAIQDELALTIRPRLRDERRKARTVEEFISSTFRTFLEFMAEDHMAVRTIRHSADTTRFRVHTPEIVAGFEELREDIEKAIQEGLFPPIDADYLMAAIVGVAFEVGERMVQREKRDPVAAANFATALFIGGIRTLPNADWPAAATGTA
- a CDS encoding NADPH:quinone oxidoreductase family protein yields the protein MKAILCRASSDDIATLTLEDVDLPPPGPGQARVRIRAAAVNFPDILTVQGKYQHKPELPFIPGTEAAGDVIAVGEGVSNPKVGDRVIVGGLGCYAEEIQIAAAGLRPIPKGIGYAEAASFTVAYLTAYVALVRRARLEAGEWLLVHGAAGGVGLAAVDLGRHLGAKVIATASTETKRSFLKDYGADHVLPPFGFREAVKAITGGEGANVIYDPVGGEVFDESTRCIAFDGRILIIGFTSGRIPSIGVNLPLIKGYSILGVRAGEYGRKFPEKGRQNMFAITKLLAEKKIHPHIHARFPLAQAVDAMRTLQDRSVIGKVVIEP
- a CDS encoding Imm63 family immunity protein, coding for MPLSSTSAIVAQALEIGAKHGFQPADFRYLDQSNDFACPFIEVDRAYHLVVRERGKEFERHTTADLDELLYWVFDGVTFGAASEYELHHRDEKQDFRRILFSRQLELLGEIDPAWRTRCAAALNQILLRHPFADSGPQTVA
- the leuB gene encoding 3-isopropylmalate dehydrogenase — translated: MTFKLLLTPGDGIGPEVIADTRRVLGWFEQNRNIAFETEEAPIGGIAYETLGTPEPDATIAKAKAADAVLFGAVGGPKWDALPFDKKPERGLLRLRKDLGLFANLRPALCFDALKDASSLKPEIVAGLDILIVRELTGGVYFGEPKEITTLADGQQRAVDTQVYTTHEIERIARVAFALARLRGGRVTSAEKNNVMVTGVLWKQVVQKVHDAEFPDVALSHMLADALAMQLVRNPKQFDVIVTDNLFGDILSDEAAQLTGSLGMLPSASLGAKDANGKQLALYEPIHGSAPDIAGKGVANPIACILSFAMALRYSFGRGDDAALLEKAVERALAEGYRTPDIMQPGMTKVGTSEMTAAILKALDKLN
- the leuD gene encoding 3-isopropylmalate dehydratase small subunit; this encodes MEPFTKLEGVAAPLPMINVDTDMIIPKQFLKTIKRTGLGSALFHEMRTRPDGSVNPDFVLNKPAYKKAQILVTGENFGCGSSREHAPWALLDYGIKCVLAPSFADIFYNNCFKNGILPIALPQSEIDKLMDDAGRGANAVLSIDLEKQEIRGPDGGCITFDIDPFRKQCLLNGWDDIGLTLRAEQKITDFEAKRARDMPWA
- a CDS encoding ion channel, which gives rise to MSGQGENPDGRAEANKPRQPPNLTFARPGARVAIVKGQDQTRWLDFYHAVLTAPWWLFFLGLLAFFIVITLVFALLYLADPTPLAHARHGNFWDVYLFAVETIATINYSGFVPQTTYANIIVSIEGFFGILTTALFTGVTFARASRPFARIVFSRSAVVLPFDGVPTLMFRTANQRGNSIVDAEIRVTLARQQVTREGLEMRRFEDLKPARQRSSLFALSWTIMHRIDRHSPLYGITREAMVAQEMEIIIMLSGLDEALADRVYARHSYAPEDIVWGHKFVDVLSLNKQGRRVVDLTRFHDTEPL